ATGTGTATAGCCTCCGGCATGGCTTCGCTAAAGCGACAGCGTAACGCATCCAAGCCTCATTAACCGTGCGTTACGGCTTCGCCTAACAGCACCCTACATTGGAGCATGGAGCGACGTCGAAAGGCTTGCCAATCGCTACATCCTCCCACTTGTTAGACGGTCAGCCATCTGTGGTTGAGAACCTGGATAGATACAGCGAAGCCCGCGCATCAGCTGAGTCTGTCAAGGTCTCAACCTATGCACGGGCTATTGAACGATGAGCCAATCTAACCAGACTTTAACGACGACAGATTAGAACAGGCCCAGGGTCAACGAAGTGTCGATGGGGAAGGTTGCACCAATACCCAGCCACAGGGTAACCACAGTACCAAACAAGAATACGGTGGTTGCCAAGGGACGGCGGAAGGGGTTTTGGAACTTGTTCACGTTTTCAATGAACGGAATCAACATCAAGCCAACGGGAATCGCGGTTTGTAGAGCAATGCCCAAGAGCTTGTTGGGTACAACCCGCAGGATTTGAAACGCGGGATAGAGATACCACTCGGGCAAAATTTCGAGGGGGGTAGCGAAGGGATCTGCTGGCTCACCCACGAGTGCTGGATCTAGCACACCGAGAGCAACACAGCAGGCAATGGTTCCCAAGATCACCACCGGGAAGGTGTAGAGAAGGTCATTCGGCCAGGCAGGCTCACCGTAGTAGTTGTGCCCCATGCCTTGCTTCAGCATCTCGCGTAACTTGGGATCACTGAGATCCGGTTTTTTGAGAATTGACATGATTCTGCAGGGTTCTCCTTAAATCTCTGGAATAAAAGGCTATAGGAAGGATATGAAGACCAATGTATCGTTAAGATTCAGTCTATCAGACACGTTGATAGAGGGTCGCCTAACGTTAGCAAAGCCTAACAGAGGCTGGCCTTACAACGGGCCCGAAATCCCCTGCTTGCGGATCATCAAGAAGTGCAGCAGCATGAACACTGCAATCAGCCAAGGTAGTACAAAGGTATGCAGGCTGTAGAAGCGGGTGAGCGTTGGTTGACCCACGCTAGCACCACCCCGCAGGAATTCCACCATGGTGGTACCCACGATCGGAATAGCTTCCGGTACGCCAGACACAATTTTCACAGCCCAGTAGCCCACCTGATCCCAAGGAAGCGAGTAACCCGTTACCCCGAAGGTCACAGTGATCACCGCCAAGATCACGCCGGTCACCCAGGTTAGCTCACGGGGCTTTTTGAACCCACCGGTGAGGTATACCCGAAACACGTGCAGGATCATCATCAGCACCATCATGCTGGCAGACCAGCGATGGATGGAGCGAATCAACCAACCAAAATTCACGTCGGTCATG
This genomic interval from Candidatus Obscuribacterales bacterium contains the following:
- the petD gene encoding cytochrome b6-f complex subunit IV, with protein sequence MSILKKPDLSDPKLREMLKQGMGHNYYGEPAWPNDLLYTFPVVILGTIACCVALGVLDPALVGEPADPFATPLEILPEWYLYPAFQILRVVPNKLLGIALQTAIPVGLMLIPFIENVNKFQNPFRRPLATTVFLFGTVVTLWLGIGATFPIDTSLTLGLF
- a CDS encoding cytochrome b6; protein product: MFTKQVTDSKVYQWFNERLEIQALADDISSKYVPPHVNIFYCLGGITLTCFVIQFATGFAMTFYYKPTVTEAFASVQYLMTDVNFGWLIRSIHRWSASMMVLMMILHVFRVYLTGGFKKPRELTWVTGVILAVITVTFGVTGYSLPWDQVGYWAVKIVSGVPEAIPIVGTTMVEFLRGGASVGQPTLTRFYSLHTFVLPWLIAVFMLLHFLMIRKQGISGPL